One region of Priestia megaterium genomic DNA includes:
- a CDS encoding SMI1/KNR4 family protein, translating to MIKPDIEKIYKILKALPGTSVKVEFEDEVGEILSTPYYIYLKSEFLDGQLGYREDLEANSLIGNQEGDWQESWFVIGYDEEIGGDPLFIDIANEDYPVFTAEHGMGEWDALEMYDSLEEFVENVT from the coding sequence ATGATAAAGCCGGATATAGAGAAAATCTATAAAATTCTTAAAGCACTTCCAGGTACGTCGGTGAAAGTAGAATTTGAAGATGAAGTGGGAGAAATTCTTTCTACTCCTTATTATATCTATCTTAAAAGCGAGTTTTTAGATGGACAATTAGGCTATAGAGAAGATCTAGAAGCCAATTCCCTTATAGGGAATCAAGAAGGAGATTGGCAAGAAAGCTGGTTTGTCATAGGGTATGATGAAGAAATCGGCGGTGACCCGCTTTTTATTGATATAGCGAATGAAGATTATCCAGTTTTTACAGCTGAACATGGTATGGGTGAATGGGACGCTTTAGAAATGTATGATTCTCTAGAAGAGTTTGTAGAAAATGTTACTTAA
- a CDS encoding SMI1/KNR4 family protein, producing the protein MKQVWHEFEQWLRINRPEAVGTLNEAAAESEIAAVEQKMGLTFPQNLKDWLMIHNGQSDEYIGVIENYTLLPLEEILYTWQTLKELLDGGEFEDFPEVEPVGPVKKELWWNPRWISIATNGGGDDICIDLDPAEGGKVGQIITFWHDWEQREVIADSLEEWVMATINHTDH; encoded by the coding sequence ATGAAGCAGGTTTGGCATGAATTTGAACAGTGGTTGAGAATAAATCGGCCAGAAGCAGTAGGAACACTTAACGAAGCAGCTGCTGAATCAGAAATTGCAGCGGTTGAACAAAAGATGGGACTAACCTTCCCCCAAAACCTTAAAGACTGGTTAATGATACATAATGGACAGAGCGATGAGTATATAGGAGTTATTGAAAATTATACTCTATTACCTCTAGAGGAGATTCTGTATACGTGGCAAACCTTAAAAGAGCTTTTAGACGGAGGAGAATTTGAAGATTTTCCAGAAGTAGAACCTGTTGGACCAGTGAAAAAAGAATTGTGGTGGAACCCGCGTTGGATTTCGATTGCCACGAATGGGGGAGGAGATGATATTTGTATAGACTTGGATCCGGCTGAAGGAGGAAAAGTCGGCCAAATTATCACCTTTTGGCACGATTGGGAACAGCGCGAAGTAATAGCAGATAGCTTAGAAGAATGGGTAATGGCCACGATAAATCATACAGATCATTAA